In Myxococcota bacterium, the genomic stretch CGGTTCTAGCGTGACTCGCGTGCTGCTCGAGATCGCGGACCGGATTCGCGCGCTCGCCAGCACCGGTCTGCATTTCACCGAGGGCCCGTTCGACCGCGAGCGCTATCAGGCGCTGCTCGAGCTGGCCGCGCAGCTTGCCGCGCACGGCACGGGCGAGGACGCGGCGGCGCTCGAGCGCGTGTTCCGCGCCAGCGACGACGGCTACGTGACTCCCAAGCTCGATGTGCGGCTGGCGCTGTTCCGCGGCGACCAGGTCTTGCTGGTGCGCGAGCGCATGGACGGGCGCTGGGCGCTGCCCGGCGGCTACGTCGACGTGGGCGACAGCCCGTCGGAGGCGGCGGTGCGCGAGGCCGCGG encodes the following:
- a CDS encoding NUDIX hydrolase N-terminal domain-containing protein; the protein is MTRVLLEIADRIRALASTGLHFTEGPFDRERYQALLELAAQLAAHGTGEDAAALERVFRASDDGYVTPKLDVRLALFRGDQVLLVRERMDGRWALPGGYVDVGDSPSEAAVREAAEEAGVDARVERLAGVFDTRLQPDCPPHLFHIHKLVFVGRLLDPAAEPRAGSEASDAGWFDVARLPELSLGRTLPLHVREALRVHRDPGALPYLD